The following nucleotide sequence is from Apium graveolens cultivar Ventura chromosome 4, ASM990537v1, whole genome shotgun sequence.
aggtctctgaccacggacaccgcctttcctgtagatatgctacaggaaaGAGTTCTTcgatagagtacctgcatcaaataggttagtatAATAATCACCATCTTCCATGAATCTTCCAAAGAACTTGGCCAAGTAATCATGTTGAAGTCTTCCCAATATTTTTCTACTCATCcagggcgcgccctaaggctcacTATAGGAAAGAATTCAATCAAGGAATTCCTCACCCTTTCTTCAGTAATTGGGCGCGCCTCCTCACTATGTTTGAGGGCGCGCCTCCCATGCATAGACAACTGCAACTTTCCATCAACCATTTTCACCATAAGGCGCGTCCTGCTTATACATAGGACGTGCCCTCTTTCCTTTTATGAAAAGATAATCTTATCGGTTCCTCAATTTTAGGCGTTTATTCTTCAATTTTACCTATTTTATTAATCTcaaatctgaatattatttatGCCAATTTTTGGACATAACAAACTCTTCTGTCCAAATTTATCTTGTGGAGTACTACATAAGCAATAGATAGTTAtggaattttttttatttcctCTAACCCAAGGGATCTGTGAAACTTAGATTATATTTACAATCATTAGACTCCCTACCAACTATTATTGTTCTATAATCCTGACAGAATTTCCAAGTTGAATCTCTCTGACTTCTCTGTTTAACCTCCAGCCTTTTCCCTCTAACGGTGTAAAGCATACTAGATCTTATTACATGTTTATGCTTGAAATGGCTTGAGCGTATAAAAAATGTCTATCTTTCTATATCCAAAGCTCCAGTTTGATCTTGTAAAATCCTGGTAAAGAGTGAAGATCGTAAGTGTGCTTTACCCACCCTGGCTCCACAATTTCATCGCTATCAACATTCAGCAGGGGCAATCTGTCAGATATAGAGGTTATCCCTTACAGAGTACTTAATGAATGATTTAAGCCCACATAATTTCTTATATAGGAACTTAACATTATGCTAAAAACAACACGGTTACTTGAACTTTGTTAACATTTAAGATAAATAATAAGCCTTTAAGTCTTATTGTAAGCCATTGGTTACCCTTTTTAGTTGTTACTACATTGCTCCTCTCCAGGCTAGGTCCTTCATAAAGTCTTAGGACTTTTGCCGCCATCTCCTTCGTTATGATAAGAAATGCAACAGGGAGACATGCTCGACTATGAATCCAGTCATCCATTTAGATTATGGAATAAGTATTTCTACAGAATAGGGGAAAACTACTGTTTGCCCTGTTTTATATGTCCGAGCATTTTTTAATGTAGTTGTCTACTACATGTGACAGATGTCAATTGATGTAGACCCAAAAATGTATATGTGGTGTTATATGGATATACATGTCGAACAATAAACAATAATCGTAGTTGGATGAGTTCTTGAACTGTGTTAAAAAACTGTTTTCTTGGAATATTGCAATTGTAATTCTGAATCGTGAACTGtgattttaaaatataacaaGACACCATATGTGAACTGTGATTTTATCCTTTGAGTTGCAACAAACGAATCTTTCATAACAATTCGTATTAGAATCATGGGCTAGTGAACTAGAATTAAAGTTGGGACAATCCAATCTGTTTGCCAGGTTTTTTTTAGAACAGGCTTGTGAAGTAGTTGTCTATAATTTGACCCCATCATCACCACTGCGGCATATACCAATGTCCAGGGTAAGTCCCTCTCTGTAACCTACTAGGCTGATGTACTATTTATAGTTACTTTCTTTAACACTATCATCAAAACGTCAATGGATATCTCCGTTCCTTGGTAAATTACCGACCAAATGTATCCTGTTTAGTCTTGTTAAAACATCCTTATTAGCTGATAGCAGAACCCAACAATTTCTGGTTACTGATTTGATAAGGTACAGCTGATATATGTAGTCACGAGAAACACAAGTAGAATGAAAGGCCACCGTACAGCCATCAATTTCAACTGACTCATCTTTTGTCTAATTTTATTTCTTACAAGGGTATAAAAATTTACATCTCATAGAAGAGAAATGGTTGAGTTACCGAAAGCGTTCTGGTTCCCAAATGATGAGGTGTCATTATATTATTGGGCAATCTCCCTTAAATGAAAATGGATATCTCATGCATACATATGAGTCCACAAATAAAAAGACGCCGCCATGTGTCATCTAGGAATAAATTTGGGATCTATTTCAGAGTACGTAGCATTGCTCGGCATAGAAAGCATAGATATGAGTGCTCCTAAATCCTAATTAGTAATAATACATATTGAGCATCATAGAAATAGAGTATACTAATTTTCTCAAGTAAAAAGAAACCGCACGCAGCAGTATCTATAAGCAAATCTCAACTCTGCTTCTAGGAACAGAGGGTGTATCAATGTGTATGCCTGGCTTGGAACCATATTTTACAAGTGAGAGGGGGCATATGTTAGAATAATATAACATCCTGGAAAGAGTCATTCTCTAATACCTTGAGATTTTAGAGTAACTGGTTTCTTGACTTGGTATCAGAGTTCAGGTTCGATCCTTGTCACCCCCAATATTTCTCACAACTTATGAGGGACACGAAAAGCAAATTTATACCCCAAATATTTCTCACAACTTATGACGGACACGAAAGGCAAATTTATGTCCCAAAGAGATGGGCACCCGtgatccactcttcgacccataaatgggttTTCGAGTGAGGGGGAATGTTAGTGAGGGGGTGTCCAAAAGAGATGAGCGCCCGTGATCCAttcttcgacccataaatgggttTTCGAGTGAGGGGTAGTGACAGTGAAGGggtgttagaataatataagattcTGGAAAGAGTTGTTTtctaacatcttgagattttagAGTAACTGCTTCACGATTCATGTACAGTGCTGCTGAAGACAGAATGCACCTCAAAGTGAAATACAACCGATACAACCGATTATAATGAAGTGTTTTGTGTTACTATGAGTTAATGAATAAAAAGAGAACATTACAGATTAAAGGGAAGAAATGAACGTAAAAAACCAATTACAACTTGATAAAATTAAAGTACCAAAAATTAGAATCTCTTTGCAATAATAAATGCAATTTAATCAACCTCCAAGGTTATCAGCTGAAAACCTCATTTTTGTTCCTCAACACAATCTCTTGCAAAGTGCCCTTCCTTGCCACAACTGTAGCATAGTCGTGCACCACCACTCTCCGTCCTACCTCTTTCCCTGCCACCCCTACTACCACGACGACCCCCATAGCTTCGATTTCCACCACCATCACCTGGACCGCTGTACTCTGCATTTTTAGTACTCACACCATCTCCAACTCCATAACAGTTCCTTGCAAAGTGACCTACTTGCCCACAGTTATGGCACTCTACTCCCCTTCCTGCATTTCTCTGGCTACTACCACCGCCGCGTTCACGATAACCTCTACCGTACCCCCTCCTACCACCGCCTCCTCTAACACCACCACGACCTCCTCCTGCTCCGGGTAAAGCGACTACATCAGCAGCCTTGCTCCTGCCATCTTCGCTAGAATTAACGAGGAACTCAACTCGCTTACCTTCTCGAAGAGTTCGAAACCCTTCAGTTCTGATTTCTGTCTGGTGAACAAAAAGATCATCACCACCATCATCCGGAGCAATAAACCCAAAGCCCTTTTGCCCGCTGAACCACTTGACTATGCCAGTTAACTTCTTAACTTGTTGATCTGCCATTGAGTTTTTCTTGAAAATTAGTATTCAGCTAACAACACTGAAGACTGAGTTTCAGATTACCATTTTTCTTTTTAAGAAAACAAAGTATATCAATACAAGGAACAGTATCTCCTATGTGTTTTTCATAAAAGAGAGAGATGAGGTGCAGTAACAAATGTGTGTGTCAGAAGATTTGGTTTTTAGGATTGGGTGAGTGGGACCTCATTAGGCATTCATTGGCGGCGGGAAATCTGCTTAGGAGAACCGCTGGTTCTTGATCTGTGGCACTGGCTTAGTTTATATTGTAATCGAAGACATGCAAGTCGGCAAAAACTTTATCCATATCTTTTTCACGCCTAACCTCACATACTTGAGCTCTCCAATGAATGGTTGATGCTTAAAATGACCCTACTCATTGTTATGGTTCACTATCTTTTCCTTTTAGTTATTTACATATTGTGTGAACTTCAATTTTTCCTCtatttataactatatatattTACTTAATTATGTGCATTGCACTATATTTGATTAAATATAATACCATGCATTATAATCCCCGTCTTGTAATCAGACATGGTTTGAAAGTCTCTTGTCATCGTTTTAGTCTCACGTCAATTTATAAACCATCGGTCATATCTTTTATTCATTTCAATCATTAGTATCACTCCATTATGAATTACACAAATGCTTCTATGAACAATATTTCATTGGAGGATGATGAAGAAGGAGGACTCTTTGGAGGCGGAGGAACCGGTGGAAGTCAACAATTATTCTTTTGGGTTTGATGCCAAACTTTGTGTGGTGTTTAAGTGTATTTTAAGAGTATCGTTTGCAGGGAAGGACTGATAACAACAGCAACCTCGAGTCTTTTATTTCTTACAGTTAAGAAGTGTGGAGAAAAATTTGTGTTGTGTGATTATCAACTAATTAAACTAAAAAAtaactaaaaaatatataatatatttgagaGAAAACAATCTAAGAGTAAGGGTTTTTCAATGGCTATAATAAATGTCCAAT
It contains:
- the LOC141720340 gene encoding cold shock protein 2-like codes for the protein MADQQVKKLTGIVKWFSGQKGFGFIAPDDGGDDLFVHQTEIRTEGFRTLREGKRVEFLVNSSEDGRSKAADVVALPGAGGGRGGVRGGGGRRGYGRGYRERGGGSSQRNAGRGVECHNCGQVGHFARNCYGVGDGVSTKNAEYSGPGDGGGNRSYGGRRGSRGGRERGRTESGGARLCYSCGKEGHFARDCVEEQK